A region from the Thermoleophilia bacterium genome encodes:
- the scpB gene encoding SMC-Scp complex subunit ScpB: MSDLARTIDALLFISPEPLEVTTIQDITAGSPAEIDRALAEIRERHHEETGLELAEIAGGWALRTRADLAPACDRLRARPREDRLSPAALETLSVVAYLEPVTRREIGRLRGVDVDSTLSSLIDHGLIEEADRTPSGGAMRYQTTTRFLERFGLARRGDLPPLERFELTGPEASALRARLHKDDLIAEAETGDR; the protein is encoded by the coding sequence ATGAGCGATCTCGCACGCACCATCGACGCCCTGCTCTTCATCTCGCCGGAGCCGCTGGAGGTCACGACCATCCAGGACATCACCGCAGGGTCTCCCGCCGAGATCGACCGCGCCCTCGCGGAGATCCGGGAACGACACCACGAGGAGACGGGCCTCGAACTCGCGGAGATCGCTGGCGGCTGGGCGCTCCGCACGCGGGCCGATCTCGCCCCGGCCTGCGACCGCCTACGGGCCCGTCCCCGGGAGGACCGGCTCTCGCCGGCGGCGCTTGAAACCCTGAGCGTGGTGGCCTACCTCGAGCCGGTCACGCGCCGGGAGATCGGCCGGCTGCGAGGGGTGGATGTCGACTCGACACTCAGCAGCCTCATCGATCACGGGCTGATCGAGGAGGCCGACCGCACCCCATCGGGCGGCGCCATGCGTTACCAGACCACCACACGATTCCTCGAGCGATTCGGCCTCGCCCGGCGCGGCGACCTCCCGCCGCTCGAGCGGTTCGAGTTGACGGGCCCCGAAGCCTCGGCCCTTCGCGCCCGCCTCCACAAGGACGACCTCATCGCCGAGGCGGAGACCGGTGACCGCTGA